The Mugil cephalus isolate CIBA_MC_2020 chromosome 11, CIBA_Mcephalus_1.1, whole genome shotgun sequence genome includes a window with the following:
- the LOC125015719 gene encoding lysosomal-associated transmembrane protein 4B-like, translated as MLSDKMMISPWDRWFSTSCCLCCHVRTGTIILGVWYMLINAVVLLILLTALSDPEQYHLTSAELANDLDVMDDANMCIASAISLLMILICGMATYGAYKLRAAWIIPFFCYQIFDFALNTLVAVSIVVYPNTIQDYLQQLPDNFPYKEEVAALSNVCLVFIVLLFIGCILSFKAYLIACVWNCYRYVSGRGTSEILLYVTTNDTTVLLPPYDDSVSVPQKQAPPPYTTATA; from the exons ATGCTCTCAGACAAGATGATGATCTCCCCCTGGGACCGCTGGTTCTCCACAAGCTGCTGCCTGTGCTGCCATGTCCGCACAGGAACCATCATCCTGGGGGTCTGGTACATG CTCATCAATGCCGTGGTGTTACTCATCCTGCTCACAGCTCTCAGTGATCCTGAGCAGTACCACCTGACCAGCGCTGAGTTGGCTAACGACCTGGATGTCATGGATGACGCCA ACATGTGCATTGCCTCAGCGATCTCTCTGCTGATGATTCTCATATGTGGGATGGCAACCTATGGTGCATACAAG cTCCGTGCCGCCTGGATCATCCCATTTTTTTGCTACCAGATTTTCGACTTTGCTCTCAACACCCTGGTGGCTGTCAGCATCGTGGTTTACCCAAACACAATACAGGActacctgcagcagctg CCTGATAACTTCCCCTACAAAGAGGAGGTGGCCGCTCTCAGCAACGTGTGCTTGGTCTTCATCGTTCTGCTCTTCATCGGCTGCATTCTCAGCTTCAAG GCGTACCTCATAGCGTGTGTGTGGAACTGCTACAGATATGTGAGCGGCCGGGGTACATCTGAAATCCTGCTCTACGTTACGACCAATGACACCACA GTGCTTCTTCCTCCATACGACGACAGCGTCAGCGTCCCCCAGAAACAAGCTCCTCCCCCCTACACCACTGCTACGGCGTGA